One Bombus affinis isolate iyBomAffi1 chromosome 10, iyBomAffi1.2, whole genome shotgun sequence genomic window, TTCTACGGCTTTTCCGTTGGCTCATGTAAGTCTGCCTTGTTGCTACCACAGAAATGCGTAATATGAATGAGAAATGGAATGATTTCTGttcttttaattaatattattgacGTAATTGCGCTAGCTTGCAAAGGAACGATTAAATGTAAATAGTCttatgtaaaatgtaaaaggTGGTATAAAGTATTAATAAAGTAAGTTCATTGCAAAAATGATTTGCATTAGCACAGCTAGCAGTTGAACAAATGTGCAAAATATGTTTGATAGAAACTAATgtgttaaaaattagaaaacagTGCATGTCGTTTAAAAGAAGAATTTaactttatttatgaaattgcCTTTGTAACTTAATTTAATTAGCGATGTTTACATTCAAAAGATCGTTACTTTCATCTTACCTGGGCTTTCCGATGTAATATCCACTTTAGATACACTAAGTCCTAGGCAACCAATATGACGTGGATTAAGAAGGCATTCCCTCTCTTCTATCGAGGGTTTTATACATCCTAACACTAACTCTGCGAACGAAACTCGTTTAACGagttttgtaatatatttctttgacttctttctcttcttcctttttctgcATTTTCGATATTTCACTTTCATCACGGTTTTAGGCATAACTTCTTCTATCTCGCCTTCATTGATACAATCGGTTACTAGTTTTCTGCGTCTTCGTTTTTtgatttctttcttcgtttcctttGATTCTTTTGCTCGTTCCTCTTTCCATTTTCTGTATTTTCGACAATCGGCTTTACGGCGAAGatccatattttatataaaggtAAGTTTATAACAATACCAATCTTTTCAAGAGTTCAATGTGTGTTGTATTGAGAAGTGGGTCGATAGGTGGATGAACTTATTTACATCTTTGTATGGGAATATTCTGATTGATTTTTGATAATCATGATTAACTGGCTACGGTAAATCCATGTTGAATTTTTAAGAGGTTCCTCTGATGTGGATTTTACGTGAATGCATTTTGTCAGGTCTATGAATTTATTAGAAGAACCACGTTAAACTTTCTCGCTTGTTTTTCGCTTGAGATAGATGTAACATTGTATGCAATCTCCGTACGTAGTAAACTTCAtactatattttgtataatttttgaCAGATAATTTACCAAGCATGGCAAAATTTTAAGTAACGTAGAAAGTACCtgaaaatgttaaaatattatcACCTCCtattagaaataattatttaatataatttttttaagaaaatgtAGATTATATGCTAAATCAGGTGTGAATTTAAAATGCTACAACCTTTCTTTCATGATTCCTACTGTCTTAGAATCGTTCAAATTCCATTGTATAAGCCAGTAACTTAGTAATTAAGCGCAATGGTTCAAAAAGATTTGAAATCAAAATCAGGGCTCGACGTAAACCGAAAGAAGCAAATACAAAAACACAAACTGAAGCAACTCGCAGAATGCGACGAGATTGTTTCTTCGGAAACTGTGAATGCTATCGGTCGAGTTACAGATGTTGTTCGAGCCGCTGATGACAATGCACCGAGTAGCGATGAGCTCGACGAAGATCTCGAAGAGCAGCACAAAGACCTAAATTTGCATCTCGATTTGCCAAATGATACGTATTCCCTGACCGCGATCAGGCCAGAGCTTCCAACCTGCGTTAGATATGGTGTTCGT contains:
- the LOC126920928 gene encoding uncharacterized protein LOC126920928, encoding MDLRRKADCRKYRKWKEERAKESKETKKEIKKRRRRKLVTDCINEGEIEEVMPKTVMKVKYRKCRKRKKRKKSKKYITKLVKRVSFAELVLGCIKPSIEERECLLNPRHIGCLGLSVSKVDITSESPATRQTYMSQRKSRRRKRICAKLCTRRSSRKGIEESESKDSKCDSICSFDNHICLADVKLTAKDKEEMKKYQREAHQSSSKTEN